From a region of the Thiorhodovibrio winogradskyi genome:
- the accB gene encoding acetyl-CoA carboxylase biotin carboxyl carrier protein, with protein sequence MDIRKVKKLIELLEESNVAEIEIHEGEESVRINRYGSAPPNVLMPASMPSAPAAPGLGGGATLESPAVSEPEDGTLVRSPMVGTFYRSPSPGTKPFVEDGSEVKLGDTLCIIEAMKILNQIEADVAGRVKRILVENGQPVEYNQPLFVIA encoded by the coding sequence ATGGACATCCGTAAGGTCAAAAAACTAATCGAGTTACTCGAAGAGTCGAACGTCGCCGAGATCGAGATTCACGAGGGCGAGGAATCGGTTCGCATCAACCGTTATGGCAGCGCTCCGCCGAACGTACTCATGCCGGCCAGCATGCCGTCCGCTCCAGCAGCACCTGGTCTGGGGGGGGGCGCCACCCTGGAGTCACCCGCCGTCAGTGAACCCGAGGATGGCACCCTGGTGCGTTCGCCCATGGTTGGCACCTTCTACCGCTCACCCTCACCAGGCACCAAGCCCTTTGTCGAGGACGGCTCCGAGGTTAAGCTTGGCGATACTCTGTGTATCATCGAGGCGATGAAGATCCTCAACCAGATCGAGGCGGACGTCGCCGGTCGCGTCAAGCGCATCCTGGTCGAAAACGGCCAGCCCGTGGAATACAACCAGCCGCTTTTTGTCATCGCATGA
- the aroQ gene encoding type II 3-dehydroquinate dehydratase produces MSAILCLNGPNLNLLGQREPGIYGQITLARIEQRLRAAAEPMGLDLIFAQSNAEHVLIDQIHRAPTDGVVFMIFNPAAFTHSSIALRDAILAVNLPFIEVHLSNVHAREPFRAQSYFSDIAMGVISGLGADGYELAFIAAQNYLRSTNTMNSGGV; encoded by the coding sequence ATGTCGGCCATTCTCTGCCTCAACGGTCCCAACCTGAACCTGCTCGGCCAGCGCGAGCCGGGGATCTATGGTCAGATCACCCTGGCGCGGATTGAGCAGCGCCTGCGCGCGGCGGCCGAACCAATGGGCTTGGACTTAATCTTCGCGCAGAGCAATGCCGAACATGTGCTGATCGACCAGATACATCGAGCACCGACTGACGGGGTGGTGTTCATGATTTTCAATCCGGCTGCCTTCACCCATAGCAGCATCGCGTTGCGTGATGCCATTCTTGCCGTCAATCTGCCCTTCATTGAGGTGCATTTGTCAAACGTTCACGCACGTGAGCCGTTCCGGGCACAGTCTTATTTTTCTGACATTGCCATGGGCGTGATCAGCGGGCTGGGCGCCGACGGCTATGAACTGGCGTTCATCGCCGCTCAAAACTACCTGAGATCCACCAACACTATGAATTCCGGCGGCGTCTAG
- a CDS encoding TlpA family protein disulfide reductase, whose amino-acid sequence MSVIKVLFVTLLAGTLSISVALFGQRWMDDHPNFALMSGTERQRAMVLPDLRLTDIHGNEIGSHNWAGKVLIMHFWASWCAPCLSQIGSLERLQVAHDTSVLQVASIAIDTPKDISTFLASRPLNYQILFGGLPEIELAARFGNRTRSLPFTLMFDRTGRAVFSQAGLIDEDRLKLEVEALLPPLLPEGSSTGGVRANQKIADTRRFL is encoded by the coding sequence ATGAGTGTGATAAAAGTCCTGTTCGTCACCCTGCTGGCTGGCACACTGAGCATCAGCGTTGCCCTCTTTGGTCAGCGCTGGATGGACGACCATCCGAATTTCGCCCTGATGTCCGGAACAGAACGGCAGCGGGCGATGGTCCTCCCGGACCTGCGCCTGACGGACATTCATGGCAATGAGATCGGCAGCCACAACTGGGCTGGCAAGGTGCTGATCATGCACTTCTGGGCGAGTTGGTGTGCCCCCTGCCTGTCCCAGATCGGCTCGCTTGAGCGCCTGCAGGTCGCCCACGACACCAGCGTGCTGCAGGTGGCGAGTATCGCCATCGACACACCCAAGGACATCAGCACCTTCCTTGCCAGCCGCCCGCTCAATTACCAGATACTCTTTGGTGGCTTGCCTGAGATCGAACTGGCGGCACGTTTTGGCAACCGGACCCGGTCCCTGCCCTTTACCCTAATGTTCGATCGCACTGGCCGCGCCGTTTTCAGCCAGGCTGGCCTCATTGACGAGGACAGACTCAAGCTGGAGGTTGAAGCGCTGCTGCCGCCCCTCTTGCCTGAAGGCAGCAGCACTGGAGGCGTCCGGGCCAATCAGAAGATCGCCGATACGCGGCGATTTTTGTAA
- the dsbD gene encoding protein-disulfide reductase DsbD: MHQKHVMPNQKAHHNQAPRPGRSSSASGWLGLWMLVAGLVTSLSGPAWADFLPVQQAFQPAAEALGPDEIAVRWRIAPGYYLYQGKLRFRSETPGVSLGQPRLPSGEIRQDQFFGEVEIYRNQIEIRIPLERADSAAGRLTLLARFQGCADAGFCYPPEEVALELDLPALDSAAQQAPNPATSPASDSRPASNPLNALVTSARRGFAGEHDILPAEEAFVFSADIKSPNRLELRWMIAPETFLYRDKITLELTPESAEAAGVRLGELALPEAEIKANTVRPDGSIGDVAIYQGLLSAELPLLRTRGEASDIRLTASFQGCAERGICYPPVTKTITLALPPTTELADSQAVADARTLASAQPPTATAPQAEIARVSEQDQIAARLAKTGIFGALALFFGLGLLLALTPCVFPMIPILSGIIAGQGKGITTRQAFMLSLAYVLAMALTYAIVGLIAGLFGANLQAAFQTPWVLTLFAGIFVALALSMFGFYELQLPSSLQTRLTELSNKQQGGTLIGAAIMGVLSALIVGPCVAPPLMGALIFIGKTGDAVLGFFALFGLGLGMGAPLLLIGTSAGKLLPRAGGWMDAVKAVFGVLLLAVAIMLLERILPAAMAMALWGLLLIASAVYLGALEPLPVQASGWRNLWKGLGISLLIYGALMLVGTAAGGRDTLQPLRGLMPVGGAQSSAQAEFKRIKTVADLERELAAAAAKGQPLMLDFYADWCVSCKEMERYTFPEPEVQAAMAGFVLLQADVTANDAEDRALMQERFGIPGPPAILFFDSSGSELRGFRLVGFVPSEEFAAHLRALKP, from the coding sequence ATGCACCAAAAGCACGTGATGCCCAACCAAAAAGCACACCACAACCAAGCCCCACGCCCTGGGCGATCCTCATCCGCGTCTGGCTGGCTTGGCCTCTGGATGCTGGTCGCGGGGCTGGTAACGAGTCTGAGTGGACCGGCATGGGCGGATTTCCTGCCAGTTCAGCAGGCCTTTCAACCCGCGGCCGAAGCTCTTGGCCCCGACGAAATAGCCGTGCGCTGGCGGATTGCCCCCGGCTATTACCTGTACCAGGGCAAGCTCCGCTTCCGCAGCGAGACACCCGGGGTGAGTTTGGGCCAGCCGCGGCTTCCGTCGGGCGAAATCCGGCAGGATCAGTTCTTCGGCGAGGTCGAGATTTATCGAAATCAGATAGAGATACGAATTCCGCTTGAGCGCGCCGACAGCGCTGCTGGGCGCCTAACACTGCTCGCGCGCTTTCAAGGCTGCGCCGATGCCGGCTTCTGCTATCCGCCCGAGGAAGTCGCGCTCGAGCTTGACCTGCCTGCCCTTGATTCAGCCGCCCAGCAGGCGCCCAATCCGGCAACCAGCCCTGCCTCTGACTCGAGGCCCGCCTCCAACCCGCTCAATGCGCTCGTTACCAGTGCTCGTCGCGGCTTCGCTGGTGAGCACGACATTCTCCCAGCCGAGGAAGCCTTTGTTTTTTCAGCCGACATCAAGTCACCCAACCGGCTGGAACTGCGCTGGATGATCGCGCCCGAGACCTTTTTATATCGTGACAAGATCACGCTGGAACTCACCCCAGAGAGCGCCGAGGCCGCGGGCGTGCGACTTGGCGAACTCGCTTTGCCCGAGGCTGAGATCAAGGCCAACACCGTGCGCCCGGACGGCAGCATCGGCGATGTCGCCATCTACCAGGGCCTTCTGAGCGCCGAGCTACCGCTGCTGCGCACTCGCGGCGAGGCGAGCGACATTCGCTTGACCGCCAGCTTCCAGGGCTGCGCCGAACGCGGCATCTGTTATCCGCCGGTGACCAAGACCATCACCCTGGCCTTGCCGCCGACCACCGAGCTGGCTGATTCGCAAGCTGTGGCGGATGCGCGAACTCTGGCCAGCGCACAACCCCCCACAGCCACCGCGCCCCAGGCGGAGATAGCGCGTGTCTCCGAGCAGGACCAGATTGCCGCGCGGCTGGCAAAAACCGGCATCTTCGGTGCCCTGGCACTCTTCTTCGGTCTCGGGCTATTGCTGGCCTTGACCCCATGCGTCTTCCCGATGATTCCCATTCTCTCGGGCATCATTGCCGGTCAGGGCAAGGGCATCACCACCCGCCAGGCCTTCATGCTGTCGCTGGCCTATGTGCTGGCCATGGCGCTCACCTACGCCATCGTCGGCCTGATTGCCGGGCTCTTTGGCGCCAACCTGCAGGCCGCATTCCAGACTCCCTGGGTGCTGACGCTCTTCGCCGGCATTTTCGTCGCCCTAGCGTTGTCGATGTTCGGCTTCTACGAGCTGCAACTGCCCAGCAGCCTGCAAACCCGGCTGACGGAACTGAGCAACAAGCAACAGGGTGGCACCCTGATCGGCGCGGCCATCATGGGTGTTCTCTCGGCTTTGATTGTTGGCCCCTGTGTCGCCCCACCGCTGATGGGCGCGCTCATTTTTATCGGCAAGACCGGTGATGCGGTGCTCGGCTTTTTTGCCCTGTTTGGACTTGGGCTCGGCATGGGCGCGCCTCTGCTACTCATTGGCACCTCTGCCGGCAAGCTACTGCCGCGCGCCGGTGGCTGGATGGATGCAGTCAAGGCCGTGTTCGGCGTGCTGCTGCTGGCCGTGGCGATCATGTTGCTCGAGCGCATCCTACCGGCGGCCATGGCAATGGCGCTCTGGGGGCTGCTGCTGATTGCCTCGGCGGTGTATCTGGGCGCGCTCGAGCCCCTGCCCGTGCAGGCCAGTGGCTGGCGCAATCTATGGAAAGGCCTGGGTATCAGCCTGCTGATCTATGGCGCCCTGATGCTGGTCGGCACCGCCGCCGGCGGGCGCGATACGCTGCAACCCCTGCGCGGGCTGATGCCGGTCGGTGGCGCGCAAAGCAGCGCCCAGGCCGAGTTCAAACGCATCAAGACGGTCGCCGATCTGGAGCGTGAACTGGCCGCCGCCGCGGCCAAGGGCCAACCCCTGATGCTCGACTTCTATGCCGACTGGTGTGTATCCTGCAAGGAGATGGAGCGTTATACCTTCCCCGAGCCCGAGGTTCAGGCCGCCATGGCGGGTTTTGTTCTGCTGCAGGCCGATGTGACCGCCAACGATGCCGAGGACAGAGCCCTGATGCAGGAGCGCTTCGGCATACCCGGCCCGCCGGCGATACTGTTTTTCGACTCCTCCGGCAGCGAGTTGCGCGGTTTCCGCCTCGTTGGCTTCGTGCCGTCGGAAGAATTTGCCGCCCATTTGCGCGCACTTAAACCATGA
- the cutA gene encoding divalent-cation tolerance protein CutA, with product MSSPPCIAYCTCPDAACAERIATLLVKEGLAACVSLLPGATSFYLWEGDLCQDAETLLMIKTTQARLHALEARILTEHPYEVPEFIVVPVIAGSDHYLEWIDTCTKST from the coding sequence ATGTCATCGCCACCCTGCATCGCCTACTGCACCTGTCCCGACGCTGCATGCGCCGAGCGCATCGCCACGCTGCTAGTCAAAGAAGGTCTGGCCGCCTGCGTCTCCCTGCTGCCGGGCGCAACCTCCTTTTACCTCTGGGAAGGGGATCTGTGCCAGGATGCCGAGACCCTGCTGATGATCAAGACAACGCAGGCACGTTTGCACGCACTTGAGGCGCGTATCTTGACCGAACATCCTTACGAGGTGCCTGAGTTTATTGTCGTGCCTGTTATCGCGGGATCGGATCACTATCTGGAATGGATTGACACATGCACCAAAAGCACGTGA
- a CDS encoding FxsA family protein, which yields MLWFFLLFVGTPLIELYFLLKVGSIIGALPTILLSIFTAALGGYLVREQGLSVLMRVRTMLDQGVMPAFEVLDGAILLLCGFSLLLPGFVTDAVGFLLLVPPLRHWLIRRYIAVTPAAGDVSVHSSRQDYIEVDYRREDD from the coding sequence GTGCTTTGGTTTTTTTTGTTATTCGTCGGCACGCCCCTGATCGAGCTGTATTTTTTGCTCAAGGTGGGGTCCATCATCGGGGCGCTGCCAACCATTTTGTTGTCGATCTTTACCGCGGCGCTGGGTGGCTACCTGGTGCGTGAGCAAGGGCTGTCGGTGCTGATGCGGGTGCGGACCATGCTTGACCAGGGCGTGATGCCGGCGTTCGAGGTGCTTGATGGCGCCATTTTGCTGCTGTGCGGGTTTTCGCTCTTGCTGCCGGGCTTTGTGACCGATGCCGTGGGTTTTCTGCTGTTGGTGCCGCCCCTGCGTCACTGGTTAATCCGCCGTTATATCGCGGTGACGCCAGCTGCCGGCGATGTGAGTGTGCACAGCTCCCGGCAGGACTACATCGAGGTGGATTATCGGCGCGAGGATGACTGA
- a CDS encoding glycosyltransferase, which translates to MSPHPDSIAVLASFSGNGGVERMLINLLIAFDARGIRVDLLLLRANSAYLRDLPPGIRQRRLAGRHSQLAIPALALYLRRARPAALLVAKDRAGRSAVMARALAGVDTAILLRLGTHLSTAMAARSAAERWLRYGLIRWLYPHIEGIVAVSAGVAEDVRTLARLPAERIHVVRNPVITPALAERAQAPCPHPWLRHAEREPAQTPVIPVILGIGRLQRQKDFPTLIRAFAQLRQQRPCRLIILGEGAKRPELEGLIAELGLSESVDLPGFLANPYPFIARANLLALSSAWEGSPNALTEALALGTPAVATDCPSGPAEILRQGRFGPLVPVGDAHALAQAMAATLDAPLPAETLRAAVSDYQADISAGRYLELIQRIRGQSSSRR; encoded by the coding sequence ATGTCGCCCCACCCCGACTCCATCGCCGTGCTCGCGTCCTTTTCCGGCAACGGCGGGGTGGAGCGCATGCTGATCAACCTGTTGATCGCCTTCGATGCCCGTGGCATAAGGGTTGATCTGCTGCTGCTGCGCGCGAACTCAGCCTATCTGCGGGACCTCCCACCCGGCATTCGCCAGCGTCGGCTCGCCGGGCGCCACAGCCAGCTTGCCATCCCGGCCCTCGCGCTTTATCTGCGGCGGGCACGCCCCGCCGCCCTGCTGGTGGCCAAGGACAGGGCCGGGCGCAGCGCGGTCATGGCGCGCGCCCTGGCCGGGGTCGACACCGCCATCCTGCTGCGCCTGGGGACCCACCTGTCGACCGCCATGGCCGCTCGCTCGGCCGCGGAGCGCTGGTTGCGCTATGGGCTCATCCGCTGGCTCTATCCGCATATCGAGGGCATTGTCGCGGTATCCGCGGGCGTTGCCGAGGATGTGAGAACCCTTGCCCGCCTGCCCGCCGAGCGCATCCATGTAGTGCGCAACCCGGTGATCACGCCCGCGCTTGCCGAGCGCGCGCAAGCGCCCTGCCCTCACCCCTGGCTGCGGCACGCGGAGCGCGAACCGGCGCAAACGCCCGTGATCCCAGTCATCCTGGGTATCGGTCGCCTGCAGCGGCAGAAGGACTTCCCGACCCTGATCCGCGCCTTTGCCCAGCTCAGACAACAGCGTCCGTGCCGGCTGATCATTCTGGGAGAAGGAGCCAAACGCCCGGAACTGGAAGGATTGATTGCCGAACTTGGCCTGAGCGAGTCGGTCGATCTTCCGGGGTTTCTCGCCAATCCCTACCCCTTTATCGCGCGCGCCAACCTGCTTGCGCTCTCCTCTGCCTGGGAGGGATCACCCAATGCGCTGACCGAGGCCCTGGCTTTGGGCACCCCAGCGGTTGCCACCGACTGCCCGAGCGGACCAGCCGAGATCCTGCGGCAGGGTCGCTTTGGCCCCTTGGTGCCAGTCGGCGATGCCCACGCACTGGCACAGGCCATGGCCGCGACCCTGGATGCGCCCCTGCCCGCCGAGACCCTGCGCGCGGCAGTCAGCGACTATCAGGCGGACATCAGCGCCGGCCGTTATCTGGAGCTCATTCAGAGGATACGAGGTCAGTCATCCTCGCGCCGATAA
- a CDS encoding Do family serine endopeptidase yields MLGLLVMALIAPGPVRAAAESEAVMRTTMPPPVTMAAPSFADIVEQVVDAVVNISVEQSVRGGHSGASGLPPVLPPGLPEDSPLSEFFRRFHAEPGFSMPREGEGSGFIIDPAGYIVTNNHVVEGAERIRVTLNNADEYQATLIGRDPKTDLALIKIEPQTPLTAVQLGSAAGARVGDWVLAVGNPFGLGGSVSAGIISARGRDINSGPYDDYLQIDAPINRGNSGGPLFDASGRVIGVNTAIFSPSGGNIGIGFAIPAETVSSIVADLRTKGHVDRGWLGVQIQPVTDEVASSLGLPDRKGVLVTDVLPEGPAAAAGLRNGDVILGVSGQPMEDYRDLTRLIASLEAGTKARVELMRGGKDLTLPVTIGQMPGDGQLAASSPNNGSDQARLGVYLTPITPEGRRQYNLRADTTGVLVAEVEPNGPAARAGIRAGTVISMVGQQQVSTPEQVVGLIRDVAAQGRPSVLLRVEQDGQQRFVPVPFQG; encoded by the coding sequence CCAGTTTTGCGGACATTGTCGAACAGGTGGTCGATGCAGTGGTGAACATTAGCGTTGAACAATCAGTCCGCGGAGGTCACTCTGGCGCTTCCGGTCTCCCGCCCGTTCTGCCACCCGGACTGCCCGAAGACTCTCCGCTGTCGGAGTTTTTCCGCCGCTTTCATGCCGAGCCCGGCTTCTCCATGCCGCGCGAAGGGGAAGGTTCCGGCTTTATCATCGACCCAGCGGGCTATATCGTCACCAACAATCACGTGGTCGAGGGTGCCGAGCGCATCCGGGTCACTTTGAACAACGCCGATGAATACCAGGCAACCTTGATTGGCCGCGACCCCAAGACCGATCTGGCGCTGATTAAGATCGAGCCACAAACACCTTTGACCGCGGTTCAGCTTGGCAGTGCCGCGGGTGCCCGGGTCGGCGACTGGGTGCTGGCGGTGGGCAATCCCTTCGGGCTTGGTGGCTCGGTCAGCGCCGGGATTATCTCGGCGCGCGGACGCGACATCAACTCCGGCCCCTATGATGATTATCTGCAAATCGACGCGCCTATCAATCGCGGCAATTCGGGCGGGCCATTGTTCGACGCCAGCGGTCGGGTGATTGGGGTCAACACCGCCATTTTCTCCCCGAGCGGCGGCAACATCGGCATTGGCTTCGCCATCCCGGCCGAGACGGTGTCGAGCATCGTCGCGGATTTGCGCACCAAGGGCCATGTGGATCGCGGCTGGCTGGGCGTGCAAATCCAACCTGTCACCGATGAAGTCGCCTCCAGCCTTGGCTTGCCGGACCGCAAGGGTGTGCTGGTGACCGACGTCCTGCCCGAGGGCCCGGCCGCGGCCGCGGGCCTGCGCAACGGGGACGTGATACTGGGCGTATCCGGCCAACCCATGGAAGACTATCGGGATCTCACCCGCCTGATTGCCAGCCTGGAGGCTGGCACGAAGGCGCGGGTTGAACTGATGCGGGGCGGCAAAGACCTGACCCTGCCCGTGACCATTGGTCAGATGCCGGGCGATGGCCAACTCGCGGCCAGCAGCCCGAACAACGGCAGCGACCAGGCACGCCTGGGCGTGTATCTGACGCCAATCACGCCCGAGGGTCGGCGTCAGTACAACTTGCGCGCGGACACCACGGGCGTCCTGGTCGCGGAGGTCGAGCCGAACGGCCCGGCGGCTCGCGCCGGCATTCGCGCCGGCACCGTGATTTCAATGGTTGGGCAGCAACAGGTGAGCACTCCAGAGCAGGTCGTCGGCCTGATTCGCGATGTGGCCGCTCAGGGCCGCCCGTCAGTGTTGCTGCGCGTTGAACAGGACGGCCAGCAGCGCTTTGTACCCGTGCCTTTTCAGGGCTGA